Proteins encoded within one genomic window of Desulfobulbaceae bacterium:
- a CDS encoding 3-phosphoglycerate dehydrogenase has protein sequence MKIQILNSIAREGLDVFPSSYEVGPDITAPDGILVRSSPVDTELFPSAYAISRAGAGVNNITVDKATQQGICVFNTPGANANAVAELVFIMLGAYARNIHLGLRFFQDLTDLDDDHIAREVEQKKSQFKGFELAGKTLGVIGLGQIGVRVANGGTSRGMRVLGFDPYPAMANIHALSPDVTLARSTQEILRESDIISLHVPLSQKTEGLVNQAFLEQLKADAVLINFARGKIVVDSDIIKALDSNRLRFHLTDFPSRLLLGHPKVICTPHLGASTEESEEHCSVMAATQLKNYLELGSVTHSVNFPTAESIPKDAIACRLIMINQDIPGMIGFATQVLGRHGINISSYINESNGQIGYNIIDLESRPSEALIKEIESNKDVIRTRSIFF, from the coding sequence ATGAAAATACAAATATTAAATAGTATTGCCAGAGAGGGTCTTGATGTCTTTCCGAGTAGTTACGAAGTTGGCCCGGATATTACGGCACCCGACGGCATCCTGGTTCGCAGTTCACCTGTAGACACCGAACTATTCCCCTCCGCGTATGCCATCTCAAGAGCCGGAGCAGGTGTGAACAACATCACCGTTGACAAGGCAACGCAACAGGGAATTTGCGTCTTTAACACCCCCGGGGCAAACGCCAACGCAGTCGCCGAACTCGTGTTCATAATGCTAGGCGCCTATGCTCGAAACATCCACCTGGGTTTGCGTTTCTTTCAAGACCTTACAGACCTTGACGACGACCACATTGCCAGAGAAGTTGAGCAGAAAAAATCGCAGTTCAAGGGTTTTGAACTGGCAGGGAAAACTTTGGGCGTTATCGGCCTTGGTCAAATCGGTGTACGTGTTGCTAATGGCGGAACGTCCAGAGGGATGCGAGTGCTCGGCTTCGACCCCTATCCGGCCATGGCAAATATTCATGCGCTTTCTCCTGATGTTACCCTGGCTCGCTCTACCCAGGAAATTCTCCGCGAATCCGACATTATTTCACTGCATGTCCCACTTAGCCAAAAGACTGAAGGCCTCGTCAACCAAGCGTTTCTTGAACAGCTGAAAGCAGATGCCGTCCTCATTAATTTTGCCCGTGGCAAAATAGTCGTCGACAGTGATATTATCAAAGCCTTGGACTCCAACAGATTACGATTTCACCTTACAGATTTTCCCAGCAGATTACTTTTAGGCCACCCAAAAGTAATCTGCACGCCCCATCTCGGGGCAAGTACTGAAGAGTCCGAAGAGCACTGCTCTGTTATGGCTGCCACACAGCTTAAAAATTATCTCGAGCTTGGCTCTGTTACCCATAGCGTCAACTTTCCCACGGCAGAATCCATCCCCAAAGACGCTATCGCCTGCCGCCTCATCATGATTAATCAGGACATACCCGGCATGATCGGCTTTGCCACCCAGGTGCTAGGCCGTCATGGCATTAACATTTCCAGTTACATCAACGAAAGCAACGGTCAAATAGGCTATAACATCATCGATTTGGAGAGCCGTCCGTCTGAAGCATTAATTAAAGAAATTGAAAGTAACAAAGACGTTATTCGCACTCGCTCCATATTTTTCTAA
- a CDS encoding GGDEF domain-containing protein, translating to MNIENFSTSETTEDNFSLNSSLGLNSLVVELEHYRRQSEWLSLVNELHGRLAGAVDLPSMLEAFSVWLMPLVPHELLAYNNQVRERLHLLCSCHGPERERAMKIAKSALNNAPACENSCCWTEEEFYIQSWQLDAFRGSGLLLLLRKDRQIGEYELQLIAKGLKILCEPLQRALEYEDLYEQASRDALTGLVNRRVFDERIDPILAQSKRHGHPVTLACMDLDKFKHINDTYGHAVGDLVLQKVSSAMERMVRSCDVLARMGGDEFMLIMPDTDLKSAKILANRLCEKIGKISISALDKGEIGISIGLVEWNAKFDKKLWIKRADEALYKAKSNGRSRVSTL from the coding sequence ATGAATATTGAAAATTTTTCGACTAGTGAAACAACAGAAGACAACTTCAGCTTGAATTCAAGCCTGGGCCTGAACAGCCTTGTTGTTGAACTGGAGCATTACCGCCGGCAATCAGAATGGCTATCACTGGTAAACGAACTTCATGGGAGATTGGCAGGTGCAGTCGATCTGCCATCAATGCTGGAAGCCTTTTCTGTTTGGCTTATGCCTCTTGTTCCACATGAACTTCTGGCTTACAATAACCAGGTACGCGAACGACTCCACTTACTTTGCTCCTGTCATGGCCCTGAACGGGAACGTGCCATGAAAATTGCCAAATCAGCCTTGAACAATGCACCTGCTTGTGAAAACTCCTGCTGTTGGACTGAAGAAGAGTTTTATATCCAGAGTTGGCAACTGGATGCTTTTCGAGGAAGTGGGTTACTCCTGCTCCTGCGAAAGGACAGGCAAATTGGTGAATATGAGTTACAACTTATCGCTAAAGGTCTGAAAATTCTGTGTGAACCACTCCAAAGGGCTCTGGAATACGAAGATCTCTATGAGCAGGCCAGCCGAGATGCTCTGACCGGCCTGGTAAATCGACGGGTATTCGATGAACGTATCGACCCAATCCTGGCCCAGTCAAAACGCCATGGCCATCCTGTCACCCTTGCCTGTATGGATCTCGACAAGTTTAAACACATTAATGACACTTACGGCCATGCTGTTGGGGATTTGGTTCTACAAAAGGTCTCATCAGCCATGGAACGAATGGTGAGAAGTTGTGATGTGCTTGCCAGAATGGGCGGCGATGAGTTCATGCTCATTATGCCCGACACCGATCTGAAATCAGCAAAAATACTGGCCAACAGACTGTGCGAAAAAATCGGTAAAATAAGCATTTCAGCGCTCGATAAAGGCGAAATTGGCATAAGTATCGGACTGGTTGAGTGGAACGCCAAATTCGACAAAAAACTGTGGATTAAAAGGGCAGATGAAGCTCTCTACAAAGCCAAATCAAATGGCCGCTCGAGAGTAAGCACCCTTTAA
- the rimK gene encoding 30S ribosomal protein S6--L-glutamate ligase, with product MKIAILSRNSELYSTSRMVEAAKELGHEVKVIDPLRCYMNITSHNPSIHFKGEPLKGFNAIIPRIGASITFYGTAVVRQFEMMGVYSLNESVAITRSRDKLRSLQLLARKGIGLPITGFAHSTRYTKDLINVVHGAPLVIKLLEGTQGIGVVLAETQNAAESVIEAFRGMRANILVQEFIKEADSKDIRCFVVGRKVIATMMRTGKEGDFRSNIHRGGTVEKVNITPEERSTAVRAAKIMGLNVCGVDILRSNHGPVVMEVNSSPGLRGIERATGKDIAKIIIEFIQKNAGHGKTKTRGQG from the coding sequence ATGAAAATTGCAATACTCTCAAGAAACTCAGAGCTATACTCCACCAGTCGGATGGTGGAAGCGGCGAAAGAACTGGGTCATGAGGTTAAGGTTATTGATCCACTTCGTTGTTATATGAATATAACTTCGCACAACCCTTCAATTCATTTCAAGGGCGAGCCTCTTAAAGGCTTTAATGCAATAATCCCACGAATCGGGGCTTCGATTACCTTTTACGGTACTGCTGTTGTCCGTCAGTTTGAGATGATGGGAGTTTACAGCTTAAACGAGTCGGTTGCAATCACACGATCACGAGATAAGCTTCGTTCGCTCCAGCTTCTGGCTCGAAAAGGAATTGGTTTGCCGATTACCGGCTTTGCCCATTCCACTAGGTATACAAAAGATTTGATTAATGTTGTTCATGGGGCGCCTCTGGTTATAAAACTTTTGGAAGGCACTCAGGGAATCGGGGTTGTGCTGGCCGAAACTCAGAACGCCGCTGAAAGTGTTATTGAGGCATTTCGGGGGATGAGAGCGAATATTTTAGTTCAGGAGTTTATTAAAGAAGCTGATTCGAAGGATATTCGTTGTTTTGTAGTTGGCCGTAAGGTGATTGCGACTATGATGCGAACGGGCAAAGAGGGGGATTTTCGTTCAAATATCCACCGGGGCGGCACTGTCGAGAAAGTTAATATAACCCCAGAGGAACGCTCAACAGCAGTACGGGCAGCAAAAATAATGGGATTAAACGTTTGCGGTGTGGATATTTTGCGATCAAACCATGGACCTGTGGTCATGGAGGTAAATTCGTCGCCAGGTCTTCGTGGTATTGAAAGAGCTACCGGCAAAGATATCGCCAAAATTATTATTGAGTTTATTCAAAAGAATGCTGGACATGGAAAAACTAAAACCAGAGGTCAAGGCTAG
- a CDS encoding DNA polymerase IV yields MDAFYASVEMLDDPALRGKAVIVGGDSNRGVVSAASYEARKYGVHSALAIVIAKKRCPHGVFVRPRMDRYIEVSQQIMGIFNGFTPLVEPLSLDEAFLDVTGSEKLFGDASYIAQTIRQVVKQQTGLTVSAGLASSKLVAKIASDMDKPDGLTIVPFGKEREFLAPLPISKLWGVGKVTQGELAKLGVKTIGDLAQLSQEILQKKFGQHGTHLHRASMAIDDREVIPESAVKSIGHEDTFESDIVDVDTLGKKLLHISVKVARRLRRNGLRARTVMLKVKYYDFVQVTRSTTLKESTDDSHRIYVESKKLLGQTQAGKKPVRLVGISTANFEDGSKPVQACLFVTEKSNGACRRNLNEAVDSITDKYGRESLKPAALIDLKKRSDDSIK; encoded by the coding sequence ATGGATGCCTTCTATGCATCCGTTGAGATGCTTGATGATCCTGCGCTGCGTGGAAAGGCGGTTATCGTTGGTGGTGATTCGAATCGCGGGGTTGTTTCTGCGGCATCCTATGAGGCCAGGAAATATGGTGTGCACTCTGCTCTGGCTATCGTAATCGCCAAAAAACGGTGTCCTCATGGAGTGTTTGTCCGGCCGAGAATGGATCGATATATAGAGGTGTCTCAGCAGATAATGGGGATCTTCAATGGTTTTACCCCTCTTGTCGAGCCACTTTCGCTTGATGAGGCCTTTTTAGATGTGACGGGCTCGGAAAAATTATTCGGTGATGCTTCATATATTGCCCAAACCATTCGCCAGGTTGTTAAACAACAAACAGGGTTGACGGTTTCCGCCGGACTCGCATCATCAAAGCTGGTTGCCAAGATTGCCTCAGATATGGACAAACCCGATGGCCTTACCATTGTTCCTTTTGGCAAAGAGCGTGAGTTTCTTGCCCCCTTGCCAATAAGTAAACTATGGGGGGTTGGAAAGGTGACTCAAGGAGAGCTTGCTAAACTGGGAGTGAAAACGATTGGCGACCTGGCTCAACTGTCTCAGGAGATTCTTCAAAAAAAATTCGGCCAGCATGGAACGCATCTTCACAGAGCATCTATGGCAATCGACGATCGTGAGGTCATTCCTGAAAGTGCGGTAAAGTCAATTGGTCATGAGGACACCTTTGAGTCGGATATTGTTGATGTGGATACTCTTGGTAAAAAGTTGCTGCATATAAGCGTTAAGGTGGCCCGTAGGCTTAGAAGGAATGGATTGCGAGCTCGAACAGTTATGCTCAAGGTTAAATATTATGATTTTGTGCAGGTTACCAGATCAACAACTCTAAAAGAATCAACGGATGACTCTCATAGGATTTATGTTGAAAGTAAAAAGTTGTTAGGTCAGACCCAGGCGGGTAAAAAGCCGGTGCGGTTGGTTGGGATCTCTACTGCCAATTTTGAGGACGGATCAAAACCTGTTCAGGCGTGTTTATTTGTTACAGAAAAAAGCAATGGCGCCTGCCGGAGAAATCTTAATGAAGCCGTAGATTCGATTACAGATAAGTATGGGAGAGAGAGTCTTAAGCCTGCGGCGTTGATAGATTTAAAAAAGAGGAGTGACGATTCAATAAAATAG
- a CDS encoding C_GCAxxG_C_C family protein, whose amino-acid sequence MTDQNDIEILAEQIRLRTENFFGVHGLCCSEAIMYVINKGLSGGLDDETVLKIGNGFCGGMGGGEGTCGALTGAVSVMGLFLSPHCKKGLSKKKARLATKELQDRFKEKLASISCNDLTQEFLNQRKARVKNCQKITGIGAEISATIILKNRPDLIDQADRIFLAKNDSKLKALAGKFCSLLS is encoded by the coding sequence ATGACAGATCAAAACGATATTGAAATACTGGCTGAACAAATTCGCCTTCGCACCGAAAATTTTTTTGGCGTCCATGGCCTCTGCTGTTCGGAAGCTATCATGTACGTCATAAATAAAGGCTTAAGCGGTGGTCTAGATGATGAAACCGTGCTGAAAATCGGCAATGGTTTCTGTGGAGGCATGGGTGGTGGAGAAGGAACCTGTGGCGCTTTAACTGGTGCGGTATCGGTCATGGGCCTCTTCTTAAGCCCCCATTGCAAAAAAGGCCTATCCAAAAAGAAGGCTCGTCTGGCGACCAAAGAGCTCCAAGATAGATTTAAAGAAAAACTTGCTTCAATCAGCTGCAATGATCTCACCCAGGAGTTCTTAAATCAAAGAAAAGCCCGGGTAAAAAATTGCCAAAAAATTACTGGAATCGGAGCTGAGATAAGTGCTACTATTATCCTTAAAAACAGGCCTGACCTCATCGACCAGGCAGACCGTATTTTTTTAGCGAAAAATGATTCAAAACTAAAAGCATTAGCTGGCAAATTTTGTTCTTTGTTGAGCTAG
- a CDS encoding PEP-CTERM sorting domain-containing protein, producing MGLMVVGMAGVASATLINTGTVEYAGAARKLIYDTDLDITWLDYTKGATIWDNQVAWAAGLSFTIDGVTYDDWRLPSAGASPTWGYNVTSSEMGHLFYDELGMQSYPDKGGDTTTAELNSSPYFDNLIASWYWSGTEYAGNSNNAWNFNTNNGNQNNNNKNNNNYGLAVFSGQVSAAPVPEPATMLLFGTGLAGLAGVSIRRKKK from the coding sequence ATGGGGTTGATGGTAGTCGGGATGGCAGGCGTAGCAAGTGCCACGCTCATAAATACAGGTACTGTTGAGTATGCTGGAGCAGCGAGGAAACTAATCTACGATACCGATCTCGACATCACCTGGCTGGACTACACTAAAGGTGCCACAATTTGGGATAACCAGGTAGCCTGGGCGGCTGGACTTTCCTTTACCATAGATGGAGTGACCTATGATGATTGGCGGTTGCCGAGTGCCGGGGCGTCCCCTACTTGGGGATACAACGTAACATCATCGGAGATGGGGCATCTTTTTTACGATGAGTTGGGCATGCAGAGTTATCCTGATAAGGGAGGTGATACTACCACCGCAGAATTAAATTCATCCCCATATTTTGACAATTTAATTGCGTCCTGGTACTGGTCCGGCACGGAGTACGCCGGTAACTCAAACAACGCCTGGAACTTCAACACGAACAACGGCAACCAGAACAACAACAACAAGAACAACAATAACTACGGGTTAGCCGTCTTCAGCGGACAAGTTTCCGCTGCTCCCGTTCCTGAACCTGCCACCATGCTCCTTTTTGGTACCGGCCTGGCTGGGCTGGCAGGAGTGAGCATTAGACGCAAAAAGAAGTAA
- a CDS encoding 4Fe-4S binding protein, which yields MCEFCTNHGDGQIWFKDAANYSNDLIADLKRRQYVQNFFQSTIEDGITTIGRLETLYSKKRSLPHRLTKQLIDRAKKEHFGQVVTIEDIRLIVGKAASVVRMPCACRWAAMKKEARCCYSVSYSPAAWYQDLDMGYFGHTQDMGLETISPDEAISQMEKLEEVGAVHTIWTMITPFIGAICNCQTQECLGLRTLSIDVETMFRGETVARVDNNLCTGCGACHEACQFKAIGSTERSGEHKATIDAAACFGCGLCRRVCPVDALSMAPRCVSP from the coding sequence ATGTGTGAATTTTGTACAAATCATGGTGATGGCCAGATCTGGTTTAAAGATGCCGCTAACTACAGCAATGATCTAATTGCTGATCTTAAAAGACGCCAGTATGTGCAAAACTTCTTTCAGTCGACAATAGAGGACGGAATTACCACGATTGGCCGCCTGGAAACGTTGTACTCTAAAAAGAGATCACTTCCCCACCGTCTCACCAAACAACTGATTGACCGTGCTAAAAAAGAACATTTTGGTCAGGTTGTTACCATCGAGGATATTCGCCTGATAGTCGGCAAGGCAGCGTCAGTCGTTCGCATGCCCTGCGCCTGCCGCTGGGCTGCCATGAAAAAAGAGGCCCGCTGCTGCTATAGTGTCAGCTACAGTCCTGCTGCCTGGTATCAAGATCTGGACATGGGTTACTTCGGGCATACTCAGGATATGGGGCTTGAGACTATCTCTCCCGATGAAGCGATTTCACAGATGGAAAAATTAGAAGAAGTCGGCGCAGTTCATACAATCTGGACCATGATAACGCCGTTTATTGGTGCTATCTGCAACTGTCAGACCCAAGAGTGTTTAGGACTGCGCACCCTGTCTATCGATGTTGAAACTATGTTTAGAGGGGAAACCGTCGCCAGAGTGGACAACAATCTTTGTACTGGTTGCGGGGCATGCCATGAAGCTTGTCAATTCAAAGCCATCGGCAGCACAGAACGCTCAGGAGAACACAAAGCGACAATCGACGCCGCTGCCTGTTTCGGCTGTGGCCTCTGCCGCCGCGTCTGTCCTGTTGATGCATTAAGCATGGCGCCTCGCTGTGTATCGCCTTGA
- the clpB gene encoding ATP-dependent chaperone ClpB: MQIEKLTLKSQQALQTAQQLAEQNGQQEILSAHLLKALLQQQDGVVVPVLRKIGTDPRQVEDALAAHLAKLPKVSGSGFGQVYLSNSLKKTLDKAFTIAANMQDDYVSQEHIFIALVDENSDISALLKTNGISKDGFLKALVSFRGNQRVTDPDPEGKYQALEKYGRDLTALAKQGKLDPVIGRDDEVRRVVQVLARRTKNNPVLIGEPGVGKTAIVEGLAQRIVMGDIPETLSNKQVVALDMGALIAGAKYRGEFEDRLKAVLKEVQKREGEIILFIDEIHTLVGAGAAEGAMDASNMLKPALARGELHCVGATTIKEFRTIEKDPALERRFQQVLVAEPSVEDTIAILRGIKEKYEVHHGIRITDSATVAAATLSNRYITDRFLPDKAIDLIDEASSKLRIEIDSMPTEIDEIDRKRIKLEIERVALKKEKDSSSKERLSKLDAELADINENLNSMKGHWTLEKETIKKIRDIKSRIDEARMEEQRAERMGELSKVAEIRYGVIAGLEKELTNENDQLSNIQQDKKMLKEEVDEEDIAQVVATWTGIPMDRLLSGEKEKLVHADELLAKRVIGQKTAIQAVANAVRRSRAGLQDPDRPLGSFIFLGPTGVGKTELARTLSEFLFNTERAMIRLDMSEFMEKHSVARLIGAPPGYVGYDEGGYLTEAVRRQPYSVILFDEIEKAHPDVFNVLLQILDDGRMTDGKGRTVIFKNTILIMTSNLGSNLIMEMAEDSEELKAALDKLLHQQFKPEFLNRIDEIITFHGLSKADLAQIIEIQLSLLQARLHEQNFSLELTAAAKEFLIQAGYDPSFGARPLKRTIQRHIQDPLAMKILEGTFLAGDTIMADCSDSNKIIFSKK; the protein is encoded by the coding sequence ATGCAGATTGAAAAATTAACTTTAAAATCCCAGCAAGCCCTACAAACCGCCCAACAACTTGCCGAGCAGAATGGTCAGCAGGAGATTCTCTCTGCCCATTTACTTAAGGCGCTACTGCAACAGCAAGACGGGGTAGTCGTGCCAGTACTGCGCAAAATTGGAACTGACCCGCGTCAGGTAGAAGATGCCCTTGCAGCACATCTGGCAAAACTACCCAAAGTCAGCGGCAGTGGTTTTGGCCAGGTGTATCTTTCAAACTCCTTGAAGAAAACACTGGATAAAGCCTTTACAATAGCAGCCAACATGCAGGATGACTATGTAAGCCAGGAGCATATCTTCATCGCTCTGGTCGATGAAAACTCAGACATCTCAGCACTGCTCAAAACCAATGGCATCTCTAAAGATGGTTTTCTAAAGGCACTGGTCTCCTTCCGAGGCAACCAGCGAGTCACGGATCCGGATCCAGAGGGTAAATATCAAGCTTTGGAGAAATATGGCCGCGATCTGACTGCTCTTGCCAAGCAGGGAAAGCTCGACCCTGTTATCGGCAGAGATGATGAAGTTAGAAGGGTTGTGCAGGTTTTAGCCCGGCGCACAAAAAACAATCCGGTATTGATCGGTGAACCCGGTGTCGGTAAAACTGCTATTGTTGAAGGACTCGCCCAACGTATTGTCATGGGCGATATCCCTGAGACTCTAAGCAATAAACAAGTTGTTGCACTCGACATGGGGGCACTTATTGCCGGTGCTAAGTATCGGGGAGAGTTTGAGGACAGACTCAAGGCGGTACTTAAAGAGGTTCAAAAACGTGAAGGAGAAATCATCCTCTTTATCGACGAAATTCACACCCTCGTCGGTGCAGGTGCTGCTGAAGGCGCCATGGATGCCTCAAATATGCTCAAACCGGCTCTGGCCAGAGGAGAGTTGCATTGTGTTGGCGCAACAACCATAAAGGAGTTTCGAACCATCGAGAAAGACCCTGCCTTAGAGCGCCGTTTCCAACAGGTTCTGGTTGCAGAGCCCTCTGTTGAAGATACCATTGCAATTCTACGGGGCATCAAAGAAAAATATGAAGTACACCATGGAATTCGCATTACTGACTCGGCAACTGTAGCTGCGGCAACACTTTCAAATAGATATATCACAGACAGATTTCTGCCCGACAAAGCAATTGATCTGATCGATGAGGCCAGTTCGAAGCTGCGAATCGAGATAGACTCAATGCCCACAGAGATTGACGAGATTGATCGAAAGCGTATTAAGCTTGAAATCGAACGGGTGGCCTTAAAAAAAGAAAAAGACAGTTCCTCTAAAGAGCGGCTCTCCAAGTTAGACGCGGAACTCGCCGATATCAATGAAAACCTTAACAGCATGAAAGGCCACTGGACTCTCGAAAAAGAGACCATAAAAAAAATTCGCGACATCAAAAGTCGCATTGATGAGGCCCGCATGGAAGAACAGCGCGCTGAACGTATGGGTGAGCTGAGCAAGGTTGCCGAAATTCGATATGGCGTAATCGCTGGACTGGAGAAAGAGCTCACTAACGAGAATGATCAGCTCTCCAACATCCAGCAAGACAAGAAAATGCTCAAAGAGGAAGTTGATGAGGAAGATATCGCCCAAGTTGTCGCGACTTGGACCGGAATTCCCATGGATAGGCTACTGAGCGGCGAAAAAGAAAAGCTTGTCCATGCCGACGAACTCCTAGCCAAAAGGGTCATAGGCCAAAAAACAGCTATTCAGGCAGTTGCCAACGCCGTCCGCCGTTCACGAGCAGGCCTGCAGGATCCGGATCGACCGCTGGGCTCCTTTATTTTTCTTGGTCCGACAGGGGTCGGCAAGACCGAACTGGCTCGAACGTTATCCGAATTTCTGTTCAACACCGAACGAGCCATGATCCGCCTGGATATGTCGGAATTTATGGAAAAACATTCTGTGGCGCGGTTGATTGGTGCTCCCCCGGGCTATGTTGGTTATGACGAAGGTGGCTACCTGACAGAGGCCGTTCGCAGACAGCCTTATTCAGTAATACTCTTTGATGAAATTGAAAAGGCTCACCCTGATGTGTTCAATGTTCTTCTGCAGATTCTTGACGATGGACGCATGACCGACGGCAAAGGAAGAACTGTTATTTTCAAGAATACCATTCTGATTATGACTTCTAATTTAGGTAGTAATCTAATCATGGAAATGGCAGAGGACTCAGAAGAGCTTAAGGCCGCACTCGACAAACTGCTGCATCAACAGTTCAAACCGGAATTCCTCAATCGTATCGATGAGATAATAACGTTCCACGGCCTGAGCAAAGCCGATCTTGCCCAAATCATCGAGATACAGCTTTCGCTCTTGCAAGCTCGTTTGCACGAACAAAATTTTTCTTTAGAGTTAACTGCCGCCGCCAAAGAGTTCCTGATCCAGGCCGGTTATGATCCATCCTTTGGGGCCAGGCCTTTAAAAAGAACAATCCAGCGGCACATTCAGGATCCACTGGCAATGAAGATACTTGAGGGAACATTTTTGGCGGGAGATACGATTATGGCGGACTGCTCTGACTCAAACAAAATTATATTTTCAAAGAAATAA
- a CDS encoding response regulator, whose translation MDIQMPELDGFQATRQLRELENKAGGKQLPIIAMTAHAFQQDMDNCLKEGMNDYISKPINPDKLYALIERYCWA comes from the coding sequence ATGGATATCCAAATGCCGGAATTAGATGGTTTTCAGGCAACCCGTCAGTTGCGTGAGCTAGAGAATAAGGCTGGCGGTAAGCAGTTGCCAATTATTGCAATGACTGCCCACGCCTTTCAGCAGGATATGGACAACTGTCTAAAGGAAGGGATGAACGACTATATCTCCAAACCAATTAATCCCGACAAGCTCTATGCTCTCATTGAACGATATTGCTGGGCTTAA
- a CDS encoding type II toxin-antitoxin system RelE/ParE family toxin encodes MVWKILFEESAKKELLALDRKAQTKIVQYLRSRIATDQDPRRFGDPLRKELAGLWKYRIGNYRGK; translated from the coding sequence TTGGTCTGGAAAATCCTATTTGAAGAGTCAGCCAAGAAAGAACTTCTTGCGTTAGACAGAAAGGCGCAGACCAAAATCGTTCAATATCTACGAAGCAGAATTGCTACAGATCAAGACCCACGCCGTTTTGGTGATCCGTTGCGCAAAGAGTTAGCTGGTCTATGGAAATATCGAATAGGGAACTATCGTGGAAAGTAG
- a CDS encoding OmpA family protein, with the protein MKSIHLVVSLSLLSLISSSCVPQSNTGQGGLYGAGGGAAAGAIIGQIAGRDTESTLIGAAIGAAVGGLAGAGAGKMMDNQERDMRAALANSEAAAVKREGNLLAISLKGDVTFDSNSATVRPGLYAEIDRIANVLYQYPQTVVRVDGHTDSQGAEEYNLNLSQRRADSVKNLLTQRGLPASRVETLAFGESMPVATNETEVGRQLNRRVEIKIAPTQ; encoded by the coding sequence ATGAAATCTATTCATCTCGTTGTGTCTCTCTCCCTCCTTTCATTAATTAGCTCGTCATGTGTTCCGCAAAGCAATACTGGCCAAGGCGGCCTCTATGGAGCCGGTGGTGGCGCTGCTGCCGGAGCAATAATCGGCCAGATTGCCGGAAGAGACACTGAGTCGACATTGATTGGCGCAGCTATAGGTGCCGCCGTTGGCGGCCTCGCTGGTGCAGGAGCGGGAAAAATGATGGATAACCAGGAACGTGATATGCGTGCGGCTCTGGCAAATTCTGAAGCTGCCGCAGTCAAACGGGAGGGAAACCTGCTGGCAATCAGTTTAAAAGGTGATGTCACTTTTGACAGCAATTCAGCCACAGTGCGCCCTGGGCTTTATGCTGAAATTGACCGTATTGCCAATGTCTTGTATCAGTACCCGCAAACTGTCGTGCGCGTTGATGGTCACACCGATAGCCAGGGAGCAGAAGAGTACAATTTAAATCTTTCCCAGCGTCGAGCTGACTCCGTAAAAAACCTGTTAACTCAGAGAGGTCTCCCCGCCAGCAGAGTTGAAACTCTGGCCTTTGGCGAGTCCATGCCAGTTGCCACCAATGAGACTGAAGTCGGACGTCAACTCAACCGCCGGGTAGAAATAAAAATTGCCCCAACCCAGTGA
- a CDS encoding TraY domain-containing protein — MLTIRLPEITEQRLTKLAKETHRPKSFYVREAIERSLDDIEDIYLAQGRLEALRAGQSKTFTLDEVEKELGLENPI; from the coding sequence ATGTTAACCATTCGATTACCAGAAATCACAGAACAGAGACTCACTAAACTTGCTAAGGAAACTCATCGACCAAAAAGTTTTTATGTCCGCGAAGCCATTGAGCGATCCCTTGACGACATCGAAGATATTTACTTGGCGCAAGGCAGGCTTGAGGCTCTTCGTGCTGGGCAAAGCAAGACATTTACGTTAGATGAAGTGGAGAAGGAACTTGGTCTGGAAAATCCTATTTGA